A stretch of the Capsicum annuum cultivar UCD-10X-F1 chromosome 8, UCD10Xv1.1, whole genome shotgun sequence genome encodes the following:
- the LOC107839098 gene encoding uncharacterized protein LOC107839098 isoform X1 codes for MRGRSSPKQGVMEVARVDKLKQEPHLSGAYIRSLVKQLTSSRTKDPLTPKDHDDSLENSTKLDDSLCSDTQLSPQPAAPPQPKKKQVRRRLHTSRPYQERLLNMAEARREIVTALKFHRASMKQQQQQQSSHTGPQSLQTWPQESFGEEQGKHKSRRNARIYASNTMTNNNLPSYNMENFSNTTFPCLPQYPYSCPVSSFGSQLPFQDHLNFPLPNQTLGLNLNFQDFSNLDATPFCTSKSNNNSIFSSSSPSSSSDEFHYVGGGAPIAQMVNSEDSGLHLSLDEQEMEEIRSIGEQHEMEWNDSLNLATSAWWFKFLKAMEIGPDEKNIAEDYGCYPFAEVMEFPAWFNPNETCLQQHVDDTYSHPTLPCMEIEEIEGMDVEWLS; via the exons ATGAGGGGAAGATCTTCACCAAAACAAGGAGTTATGGAAGTAGCAAGGGTTGATAAACTAAAACAAGAACCTCATCTCTCTGGTGCCTATATTAGAAGCCTAGTCAAACAGTTAACTTCTTCAAGAACCAAAGATCCCTTGACTCCCAAAGACCATGATGATTCACTAGAGAATTCAACAAAACTTGATGATAGTTTGTGTAGTGATACACAATTGTCACCACAGCCAGCAGCACCACCACAGCCTAAAAAGAAACAAGTGAGGAGGAGACTCCACACTAGTAGACCTTATCAAGAAAGGCTTCTAAATATGGCCGAGGCTCGGCGTGAGATTGTCACTGCCCTCAAGTTTCATAGAGCGTCTATgaaacaacaacagcaacaacaatcaTCTCACACCGGGCCACAGTCGTTGCAGACTTGGCCACAGGAATCTTTCGGAGAAGAACAAGGGAAACATAAATCCCGGAGAAACGCCAGGATTTATGCTTCCAACACTATGACCAACAACAACTTGCCAAGTTACAACATGGAGAATTTCTCCAACACAACTTTCCCTTGTCTGCCTCAATATCCTTACTCTTGTCCTGTTTCATCCTTTGGTTCCCAATTACCTTTTCAAGACCACCTCAATTTTCCACTTCCCAACCAAACATTAGGCTTGAATCTCAATTTCCAAGACTTCAGCAATTTAGATGCAACCCCTTTTTGTACCAGCAAAAGCAATAACAATTCAATCTTTTCATCATCATCTCCTTCATCATCTTCAGATGAATTCCATTATGTGGGAGGAGGTGCTCCTATAGCTCAAATGGTGAATTCAGAAGATtcagggttgcatctatcattggATGAGCAAGAAATGGAAGAGATAAGATCAATAGGAGAACAACATGAGATGGAGTGGAATGACAGCCTGAATTTGGCAACATCAGCTTGGTGGTTCAAGTTCTTGAAGGCCATGGAAATAGGACCTGATGAGAAGAACATTGCTGAGGATTATGGGTGTTATCCATTTGCTGAAGTCATGGAATTCCCTGCCTGGTTCAATCCAAATGAAACCTGCTTGCAACAACATGTCGATGATACCTATTCTCATCCTACCTTACCATG TATGGagattgaagaaattgaaggaatggATGTGGAGTGGTTATCATGA